The following proteins come from a genomic window of Heptranchias perlo isolate sHepPer1 chromosome 14, sHepPer1.hap1, whole genome shotgun sequence:
- the LOC137332236 gene encoding axoneme-associated protein mst101(2)-like codes for MANLLNEDFGPHNDAEVGSESGAGWVAIAGAILEEIWARGIVRFQRGYLIITLLPSFSSPMRVSRRDANWNAVFATRLKGQFKVGNWRIWELLERDAQERSREAAQERSQEAARERSQEAAQERSQEAAQERSQAAQECSQEAAQELSREAAQERSQEAAQERSQEAAQERSREAAQERSQAAQECSQEAAQELSREAARERSQEAAQERSREAARERSQEAAQELSREAARERSQEAAQERSQEAAQKRSREAAQERSQEHKSAQKKQLKSSHEKQHKSAHKKQHKSAHKKQHKSAHKKQHKSAHKKQHKSAHKQHKSSHKKHKISHKKHKSTNKKQHKSAQKQHKSAHKKQHKSAHKKHKSSHKKQHKIHKSAHKQHKSAHKKHKSTHKKQHKSTHKKQHKSAHKQHKSAHKQHKSAHKKQLKSAHKQHKSAHKKHKSAHKKQRKSTHKKQHKSAHKKHKSTHKQHKSARKKHKSAHKKQHKSTHKKQHKSTHKKKHKSAHKKQHKSAHKKQHKSAHKQHKSAHKKHKITHKKQHKSAHKKQHKSSAHKQHKSAHKKQRKSAHKKHKSAHKKQRKSAHKKQHKSAHKEMHNNAHKKHKSAHKQHKSAHKKHKSTHKKQHKSTHKKQHKSAHKQHKSTHKKQHKSAHKKQHKSAHKKQHKSAHKQHKSAHKKHKSTHKKQHKSAHKKQHKSAQKKQLKSSHEKQHKSAHKKQHKSAHKKQHKSAHKQHKSAHKKHKKRSQVAQEHSQEAQERSQEAAQERSQEAAQQRLQESAHECSQEAQEHSQAVQERSQEAPQEHSQEVH; via the exons atggcaaacttGTTAAATGAGGACTTTGGGCCCCATAATGACGCAGAGGTGGGTTCTGAGTCAGGGGCGGGGTGGGTGGCGATAGCGGGCGCCATCCTGGAAGAAATCTGGGCACGTGGGATTGTCCGATTTCAACGTGGATACCTAATTATCACTTTGCTTCCGAGTTTCTCGTCTCCAATGCGCGTGAGCAGGCGTGATGCGAACTGGAATGCTGTGTTCGCAACTCGActaaagggccaattcaaagtTGGAAATTGGAGGATTTGGGAGCTTTTGGAAAGAGATG CACAAGAGCGCTCACGAGAAGCAGCACAAGAGCGCTCACAAGAAGCAGCTCGAGAGCGCTCACAAGAAGCAGCACAAGAGCGCTCACAAGAAGCAGCACAAGAGCGCTCACAAGCAGCACAAGAGTGCTCACAAGAAGCAGCACAAGAGCTCTCACGAGAAGCAGCACAAGAGCGCTCACAAGAAGCAGCTCAAGAGCGCTCACAAGAAGCAGCACAAGAGCGCTCACGAGAAGCAGCACAAGAGCGCTCACAAGCAGCACAAGAGTGCTCACAAGAAGCAGCACAAGAGCTCTCACGAGAAGCAGCTCGAGAGCGCTCACAAGAAGCAGCACAAGAGCGCTCACGAGAAGCAGCTCGAGAGCGCTCACAAGAAGCAGCACAAGAGCTCTCACGAGAAGCAGCTCGAGAGCGCTCACAAGAAGCAGCACAAGAGCGCTCACAAGAAGCAGCACAAAAGCGCTCACGAGAAGCAGCACAAGAGCGCTCACAAGAA CACAAGAGCGCTCAAAAGAAGCAGCTCAAGAGCTCTCACGAGAAGCAGCACAAGAGCGCTCACAAGAAGCAGCACAAGAGCGCTCACAAGAAGCAGCACAAGAGCGCTCACAAGAAGCAGCACAAGAGCGCTCACAAGAAGCAGCACAAGAGCGCTCACAAGCAGCACAAGAGCTCTCACAAGAAGCACAAGATCTCTCACAAGAAGCACAAGAGCACTAACAAGAAGCAGCACAAGAGCGCTCAAAAGCAGCACAAGAGCGCTCACAAGAAGCAGCACAAGAGCGCTCACAAGAAGCACAAGAGCTCTCACAAGAAGCAGCACAAGATT CACAAGAGCGCTCACAAGCAGCACAAGAGCGCTCACAAGAAGCACAAGAGCACTCACAAGAAGCAGCACAAGAGCACTCACAAGAAGCAGCACAAGAGCGCTCACAAGCAGCACAAGAGCGCTCACAAGCAGCACAAGAGTGCTCACAAGAAGCAGCTCAAGAGCGCTCACAAGCAGCACAAGAGCGCTCACAAGAAGCACAAGAGCGCTCACAAGAAGCAGCGCAAGAGCACTCACAAGAAGCAGCACAAGAGCGCTCACAAGAAGCACAAGAGCACTCACAAGCAGCACAAGAGCGCTCGCAAGAAGCACAAGAGCGCTCACAAGAAGCAGCACAAGAGCACTCACAAGAAGCAGCACAAGAGCACTCACAAGAAGAAGCACAAGAGCGCTCACAAGAAGCAGCACAAGAGCGCTCACAAGAAGCAGCACAAGAGCGCTCACAAGCAGCACAAGAGCGCTCACAAGAAGCACAAGATCACTCACAAGAAGCAGCACAAGAGCGCTCACAAGAAGCAGCACAAGAGC AGCGCTCACAAGCAGCACAAGAGTGCTCACAAGAAGCAGCGCAAGAGCGCTCACAAGAAACACAAGTCCGCTCACAAGAAGCAGCGTAAGAGCGCTCACAAGAAGCAGCACAAGAGCGCTCACAAGGAGATGCACAATAACGCTCATAAGAAGCACAAGAGCGCTCACAAGCAGCACAAGAGCGCTCACAAGAAGCACAAGAGCACTCACAAGAAGCAGCACAAGAGCACTCACAAGAAGCAGCACAAGAGTGCTCACAAGCAGCACAAGAGCACTCACAAGAAGCAGCACAAGAGCGCTCACAAGAAGCAGCACAAGAGCGCTCACAAGAAGCAGCACAAGAGCGCTCACAAGCAGCACAAGAGCGCTCACAAGAAGCACAAGAGCACTCACAAGAAGCAGCACAAGAGCGCTCACAAGAAGCAGCACAAGAGCGCTCAAAAGAAGCAGCTCAAGAGCTCTCACGAGAAGCAGCACAAGAGCGCTCACAAGAAGCAGCACAAGAGCGCTCACAAGAAGCAGCACAAGAGCGCTCACAAGCAGCACAAGAGCGCTCACAAGAAGCACAAGA AGCGCTCACAAGTAGCACAAGAGCACTCGCAAGAAGCACAAGAGCGTTCACAAGAAGCAGCACAAGAGCGCTCACAAGAAGCAGCACAACAGCGCTTACAAGAATCAGCACACGAGTGCTCACAAGAAGCACAAGAGCACTCACAAGCAGTACAAGAGCGCTCACAAGAAGCACCACAAGAGCACTCACAAGAAGTtcactaa